The Leguminivora glycinivorella isolate SPB_JAAS2020 chromosome 4, LegGlyc_1.1, whole genome shotgun sequence genome segment tatataaatcttTAAATTATCCATGTAAggaagaagaaagaaagaaaataattttattcaggaTGTTAACAAAATTCCTTATGTCTATGATACACATTAATAGGTCGTCACTGAAAAGGTCTTCCCTCAGCATTTTGGATCTTTACAATGAGATAATATATTTCATACTCTTCAAATTAACCATTCATTTTGATAAAATGCCTGTAAATCAGACTGCACCTAAAAAAAAGCTAATCCACATGATACAGATCAAATTCTCACCTCCAAGAAGTCCCATCATGGAACAACACACAGTCATAAGTAGGCCCAAGGTCCGAGTACTTCTTCTCTGCTGCTTGTAGCACTTCCACCCGGGTTTCCAACTCCTCCTTGAGCAACTTGTCTTCCGGGCTGAGCGTTGGGTTCTTTGATACtgttgaaataaatataaaggAAAATTGATTAATACATTCGCTCCTGCATTGGATCTCTCCAAACCAATGGAGGTATGGTTGATAGTATTGTGAACATATTGCTGCAGGTGTGAAATCCTGCTGGAATATAGTTGTTTTCTATTATGTATGATCCAAATATAGATAtttcctattaaaaaaaaaggtttttcgCTCACTGGGCTGATAAAAATAGCCAGGCCAAACAGGATATGGCAGGCCCAAGATCAGGCCAAATGGAAGAAATTGGAAGAGGTCtacattttcttaatttttattttaagtgttacTTACGGATGGACACAGCTATAACAAATGATGTTATTTCATTCCAGGAAATAGCTTTTTGTCTatttacaaaagtaaaacttacaAGTGTATTCAAGGCCATAAGAACAGACGACATTAACGTAAGATTAAAAAAACTGACAGATTAACTCCTCATTATCAAGTACTAACCAACATCACTTTCAAAATCTTGGAGCTGTTTATTAGATTCGGCATAAGCTGGCTTGTGTCCAACATCCCACAAGTGCTCCTTCCTGTGCTCCTGTATGCGCTCCTTTAGCTTAGACGGATACAAGCTGAATGGGTAAAGAACACCCACCCTCCAATCACCCGAAGGGTTCTTCCAAGATTCTGGAATCtaaacattaattttgtaaaCAATGTATCATTCAGGTTAGTAGTAAAATTACACCTATTTGTGacatgaaaaataattcttaaagAACAAGGTAATAGGAAActgtttataataaataattaggtCATGAATGAAAACTTGCCTTCAATTTGCGCCCCGTAAGGCCGGTAATACATCCGTCAACAACTTTACGTATAACCGTACTAGTGTCCACATCACCGCAGCCACTGCAGTCAAACCTCTCAATAACCTTCGTCTCCCCCGTGCTTGTCacctaaaaaacagaaacagTCACAACTATAATTAAAAATCTACTAAAATACGAACGAAACAAACCATGACGAGACAACTTTTTACCTGAAGACCAGACGCTGCCGGGTCGACACCTGAATCAAAAATTGCAATAATGGTGTCTCGGCCGTCGTAGAGAGGATTTTTATTCAAAAACGAGACAACTCCGGTCTCTTTTTTCGGCAATAATCCCCAAACAGGGAATTCACAGTCGATCGGTGCGTCTGCCATTTTTGATGACCCGATACCTAGTGTTGCCAtgaagaagaaaataaaatactatattttattagatTACATTCCTACTTGATCTTCACTGAAGCACCGAAACAAGTTTGAGGTACGGAGAGACTGGCCATGAAGATAAAatggcatttaaaaatatacacacATCACACATTTCATTACCCGTCAAAGTCATTTTGAAAATAAGCTATTAGTCATATAAGATGTGGTTTAATATTCTACCgggttattttataatttttgcatCCCTAGCTTTGCCTGGCTATGGATTGTGGTGGGCGCATTACTTGGTTAATGGAAATGTAAGAGGAAAAGCTAGTTATAATATTAACCCATACAGTCAGCATAAGAACTAATGGATCAAGCAGCGCTTCTTTTTGTAATcgctaaatatatacctacagaaTAATTAGAATATGATACGTTTGATGACGAAGTGTACAGATATAgtagaaaagttattcaggatGTCAAATACTTGAAATACTTTGGAtgcgttgtttcatccgctactaCTGGTGCTGACTGACTGTACATAAAAGCAGTAAATAGTAAAATAATCACTTTCTAGAAATAAGGGAAGCAGCGCGACTATGTTATTTTTTGGACCTTTGGCCCTTGTTTTCGAACAATCGCTCACCCTTACATCAGCCTTATCCATCTACCAGGCTGTGCCAACATTATTCCATAGTCGAGAGCGAGAATAAGGTATATTTAGCAGTATTACAAAGAGCAAAACATGTGATGTGGactgttttttattaaaatctcgCGAAAAATGgtagaaataaaaaaaggtTTCTCATAAGTATTGATATGATAAAAAAGAAAGAGATCAAAGAGATGACTCGAcgatatgaccactttttaatAACTTCTCTTTTTTTGCCTATCTCTACTTACGGTTTTCTGCAGTTTTCTTCTTCGATTCAAATAAATTAACTGGCAACACACAGTCTACTGTCACTTCACGAACGAGTACAGTATTTCTGTAATATTTTGCTGGACGGCTCAATAAAATGTGGTACGAAATTCTGCCTAGTTTCTGCATTATTACAGCAGCCCTGGGCTTGCCTGGTTGGGGCTTATATCATTGCCACAACCTTATCTTAGGCAACGTAAGTACTGCACCAAAACAACCTGTTAGGTAACACTTTGATTGTAATGATTAGTAAAGTTAAATGCACACTATCTATTCAGTCACTATGCCTAAGTTTTTAACTTATTTGAGATAGTAATTTAGTTAATTATATTCtccattattattttttggttattctgcCACTATTTTGGCCTAAAGTAAAGCACTAGATATACCTAAAAACTGGGTTCAATCAGGTTATTGGTTGACTGAAGTTAGAGTGGGGGGAGTTCAACTGACGTTTATCTCTGTGCCTAAATATTTCTCtttaactaaaaattattaatattattatatttgccTTAGAAAATATGATCATACTTCAGTTAATTCTATTTTagtaaatttgtatgaaatataAGTTAAAAGATGTCTAATCAATCATATGATTACCTACTGTTAGATGTGCATTAGTTAGTAGTAAAATGAGACGACTATCATGAACTAAAAAGTAACAATTAAACTCATATAATTATTtagaataatagaaacaatctAAACCACCTaaaactcatactcatactgtagaagatttttttttgctgaAGATATGTGACAATTTTTACAAAGTACTACCACATTACAGCTATATGTTTTGTTTGAACTGAGTATCAACTTGTCCTTATTGTTTCAGCATTTCAGGCGCTCTTTACTTGATAGGTGGGACCGCCATACTTACCAACGTGATATGCGGCTAACTGGCAACCCCTACAAAGTAAATGTAAGTACTATCTTCTCCTCTTGTACAGCAAATGCCATTATCCACTTACATGATTAGGATTTTCAAAAATGAAACTCTAATAAAGTTGCTGCAccctaaaatatatatatgtttttttttattataaatgggacgtggcctacgatggagtgagctcacccagaagatgcctgttcactcttgatttgaaggtgcCGGGTTATAtgtatgagctcggaaatatagccgccggcaaggaattccactccttggcagtctgcataagaaaagaagaagcaaagagCTTCGTGCAGATATCAGGAAGTAATATTGGCTTGTGTGGAATAGGAAAGTTATTATGCCAATAATGACCCTAAAGGACGTGACGATGGGGTTAAGTTTTGATTGACTTGGAATATTATTAGTTTAGGTAGAAACTACtgactatttataataatatttttcttttttcaggGGCTTGATGATATTCCAGATAAATAAAGACAGAAGAAAGTCCACGGTGTTGCTTGTAGtgtaaaatacataaattatggtaaataaagatcatttttaagttgttttttgtttattatcatCATATTTACAgagtgcccggtaattaatggacaaccttttatccaccaagagggcaccttatactggtccagaaaatcgactttaaggtttagtaaaagtcgcctggttttcgagattttcacactttaaaattttaggtggtattaaaatttaaaaaagtgtgaaaatctcgaaaaccaggcgacaggccttttaaccaccaagagggcaccttatactgatccagaaaatcgacattaaggtttagtaaaagtcgcctggttttcgagattttcacaatttttaaaattttaatactacctacccaaaattttaaaaagtgtgaaaatctcgaaaaccaggcgacttttactagatctaaaagtcgattttctggaccagtataaggtgccctcttggtggttaaaaggttgtccattaattaccgggcacccggtatactAACCTTAGATAGGTAGTTTGCGTATAAGGCTAGGGAAATAAAGAATAATCCAATTTTGATAGGGATCTTAGCTACAGAAACCAATTCACACATCGCAATATAAAGATCTATACCTAATGTAGATTTGTAAGCATTCAATAAAATGTTGCATATACTGAGGTGTGCAATGGCGAAGAGAAGTTGTATTATATTTCTATTATGATCAATTCTAGATGGACTGTTGTATTATATTTCTATTATGATCAATTCTAGAtgacctctaatctccatatgggtgaatcaagtgtttcttgtctgttattgccatggttacggtctcctgaatcacgctggttttatgcaaaatgaggctacttaaactatgcaaacatgcatttttctggtgttaacaagccctttccttattTTACCACCTACAAAtgtttgcataatttcagtagcataattttgcataaaaccagcgtgtctcaggggaccgtaaccatggcaataacagagaagaaaaagtttggtgttatggccgctgtacacatatggccaacggttccaccaacccccttggccaagtgTGTAGAGTGGCCAGTATGGTGGGACAAAACCAACCAAACGACAGCAATACAAGCTTTGAACAGCCTGCAACGCACTGCTTGCATTACAGCAACAGGTGCCTTCTCCTCGACACCGGGGGCGGCCCTCGATGCACTGCTTGACATTTTATCACTCCCCCTGCAAGTGCAAAAGGAGTCCAAGCAGTGTGTCTACAGGATATGCACTCTAAATAGGCCAAAATGGCGCTCCCAAGCACTAGCCAAACTCAAGGCCTGAgtatttgcaaataaaacacTTAGCATGCCCACCGATGACACATACACAGAGTGCAACTTTACCAAACTGTACACGGTGGAAATACCTCCTCGAGACAAATGGACTAACGACCAAATGTACGTCGAAGAGGGAAGCCACATATGGTACACGGATGGTTCCAAAAAAGGAAATGATGTAGGATGTGGGATCTATGGTGAGAGACCCAAGCTCAGGGCTAGCGTCAGCATGGGCAGACAGGCCTCAATCTTCCAGGCAGAAGTCTTCGCCATTAACAAATGTGTGGAGATTAACCTGGATAGAAACCTAAGACACCAACATATCTACATCAACTCAGACAGCCAAGCTGCTCTGCTGGCACTAGATTCTCTAGAGTCCAACTCAAAGCTAGTCCAGAACTGTAAAACAAACCTAAACGCACTGGCCAACTCCAACAAAGTCACACTTAGATGGGTACCAGGGCACTCCGACATTACCGGAAACGACGAAGCAGACGAACTCGCTAGAAAGGGCGCAGACACACCCCTGATCGGCCCCGAACCGTTTTGTGGAATCACAAAACGAGAAGCATATTCTCTGCTAAATAACCTGGAAAAAGAAGGGCAATCGATGGGTGGAAGTTCGTGAGAGGACAAGAACACTCGAAAGCCCTAATAAAACCGTTCAACAGCAGATATGCTAAAGAGCTCATAGGGCTCAAAAGACACAAAATCTGCGCGGTATCCAGAATATTGACTGGACACTGCAAGCTGAACAAACACATGTTTCAATTGGGGTTGAAACAAGAGGCGACATGCAGGTTCTGCCAGGAAACGGAGGAGACTGCAATGCACATCCTTTGTTCCTGCGGTCCACTAATGTCAAAGAGAAGTATCTACTTAGGGCGGCAGGTACTGCAACCCTATGAGGTACAAGACCTTACAGCCCAAAGAATCTGGAATTTCCTGGATTCAACGGGCATAAGTAAGGATATCTAACCACAAAGGGCCGTCACAATAGATCTCTCTTGGTCGACGTGACACACAAAGGCCCACTAtaacaaacaataataataagtgtgtagagggctacttggccgtaagttggcagttggcgctagcgctggccggccaaccgattggtgtcggttttttgtccacacatcaaaggatcttggcgccaatggccaactgcgtttacacgttggcgcttcattcagtttgtcgtcagccgtcagagaggacagtagtgaaatatttacgaaaataataagtttatctatgccaataatagtgttgattttaggaaataaaataaccttgcaaatgtttaatgtattgcctaaaaaagataaatgtgcttatcagaatattcaaaaaattgttaatatttcaaataatttaattttactacggggttattattttttaatcaaattttgctgacaacgtaaatgacctagaatttcctagccttttccattccacgtccatctttcatgaagagccaatgccaagtgattggttcgccaatgtgtaaacagcggttcttatcttggccaaggggtttcacaaagggttggtggaaccgttggccacatgtgtacagcggccatttaAGGTAACGTCAACGTTAGTCAGTTTTATCATAATTTTAGAAAACTGAAGTAATTAAAATGCTCtgctttcatatttttaaattctgCGTGATTCAGACCGGAAACGTcgctatgtaaaaaaaattttgacaAATGTCAATATTGTCAATGTCATTATGTCATATACACATGGCCCGGCCCCTGCTGCGCGCTGTTTGTAGAACAATTGTTTATTCCATAGTTTATTTGTTCATATTCAATCCTATTCATATTTCTGTGTTCAAAACAGTTGTACAGTATATTCAGAATAATAAAGGATAACCTAATTATACAGATATACTATAATTGTTCAGCTGAATCACTTTATCAAATGAGCGGGAAAGGGATCGCGTTGTAATGACTGAATCTGTCTTATCAATCCATTTACGATGACTGATAATTGTTTCGTGGATATTACGATTGAATTTCTAGCCGTTGCCTTCCACAACATTCTGTATTACGCCTCTGTTTATCCGAAAAGTGTCTTCGAAACCAGAAAGAAGTATAGCGTCGTTGTTTACCGCTGCATACACCCAGAAGTCAATCAATACCTCGACCTGTGCCTCAAAAATCTTGCAGAATGCTTGAAGAGTGAGCAATTGAGACGCGCACAGTTTTCCGTTACAGATGAAAAGTACAAACCTGTGATCAATTTTGTTTTCGATTTTGAGAAACAAAGACAGTCTGATGAAAATTCAGATGCTTATTTGATTCAAGCTGAGCAAAATCTGCGAGCTTTTTGTTTGAATTTGGTCAGCAATAGTGAGAAGTTCTTAGTCCCTGATGACTGTAGCTTCACAATATTTATACACACAAATGAATCTAATGCTGTGGCATTGGCAAATAATCCTGAATTGGAGGACTTTCCTTTTGTTGAAGCTGAGGGTGCTGCAGAGgagataaataatattataccatTAAGGAGATTTAATTTAAGATCTTATAATATTGACACCTATAtagaaattaaatgaaaatgcTTTTGTTGTAACTTACAATAGCAATTAAGTTAAATCTACACTAAAAGAATATGTGagaaaaacacaaataaaaataccttttatgtacattttaaattaagtaaacaTATTTATGTATTGCCAGATTATTAAGTGTTTCAATTTACAATATCTACTGCCACTCAATCAAACTCCATCCATATTCTCCAATTTAACTTTTAAACATCTCCACCGTGAGTATATTTCGTCCCAATCCACATAGGCACCAATCAATTTACGTACATTATTCGAGCTGTCTTCATATGCATTCCGTCCATGCAGCAACCTTATGTTATCAAAAGTCAATATATCCCCAGCTTTCGTCTTGAATTTAGCTGAGAACTTATGATTTAAATTCAGAAATAGGGCCCATGCTTCATACCAAGGTTGAACAAGTTCTACAGGCCCCGGAAAGTAGTTTCCTCTTTGTGGAACAGAGAAATTTATTCTCATTATTTCTCCATGTTTATCCAGGCATATAACTGGAGATCTGTGAAGTTTGAAAAATTCATTACCATCTTCAGTTCCAATGTCACTCCATTCAATTTCAACATCCGTTAGAAGCTTGAACTGCTCTGGATGGTTTTGTTTTATATATGAAGCCACATAGTGAGCATCAGATAGAATATTCTCTCCACCTTTACTTTGAGTTTGCTCTAAACAGTGCAACATATTAACTCCTGGGCAGTATTCATAATAGGGCAAGTCAATATGCACTTGTAGATTGGTGTTTAGATATGCAACATTACTGGTGTTAGGTACATTTTGTACTACGAATTTTACACCATAATGTGTTCTCCGCGTGAATCCAATGGTGTCCACGATTTTGTCTACAGCTGCAGCAGAGTTTGGTGTATTTTGAATCAAAGCTACTCCATAAACTGATAGACTGTGTAACCAGTTGTACAAAGCCTTGTTTGAGTTCAAAATTTCATTGTAATCATGTTTGGCACAGATCTCCTGAAAATCCTTACCATCCCAAGAAATTTTGGCAGGTTTGTAAATAGCACTGTCATAAAGCTTCTTGTTCTCTGCAGTAAAGTTTCTGAACATCAGCCACTTAAAGTCAAACTCCGATATATGTCCATCATCCCAGGTAAGCTTCACAGAATTTTCACCCTTCTGTACATCTTTCGCCTTAACGTTTAAGTCGAATTTGCTCCAGTCAACTGTCCGGCTTTTCGCAGATCGGTGGAAACACTGTTCGCACTGGCAGTTATCTCTCAACCACACATAAGGAAACTGTAAAGATTGGCCACTTATAACCAGCTTTAATATATCACTTTGTTTTAAAAGCACATTCTGTGTGTGAATTTGAGTAACActactttttaatacattagATATTAGCTTATTTGAGCAGAGTTTTCTGAACGCGAGCATTTTGCTCTCTTGTACAATACTAAGTGATAAGAGATAAGTTAGTTGACACAAGCCATTGTGATAGTGGGTAATTAAACTTTATAATTACCTAATTGTGTAAGGTCAATAACTGTTTGATGAACTTTCCTCATCAAATCCGGTTTTGTATCAGAACGAAAACCCGTTTATTACGCAATTCATTGTTCCATGGCAAATGG includes the following:
- the LOC125225392 gene encoding gamma-butyrobetaine dioxygenase-like, which encodes MLAFRKLCSNKLISNVLKSSVTQIHTQNVLLKQSDILKLVISGQSLQFPYVWLRDNCQCEQCFHRSAKSRTVDWSKFDLNVKAKDVQKGENSVKLTWDDGHISEFDFKWLMFRNFTAENKKLYDSAIYKPAKISWDGKDFQEICAKHDYNEILNSNKALYNWLHSLSVYGVALIQNTPNSAAAVDKIVDTIGFTRRTHYGVKFVVQNVPNTSNVAYLNTNLQVHIDLPYYEYCPGVNMLHCLEQTQSKGGENILSDAHYVASYIKQNHPEQFKLLTDVEIEWSDIGTEDGNEFFKLHRSPVICLDKHGEIMRINFSVPQRGNYFPGPVELVQPWYEAWALFLNLNHKFSAKFKTKAGDILTFDNIRLLHGRNAYEDSSNNVRKLIGAYVDWDEIYSRWRCLKVKLENMDGV
- the LOC125225731 gene encoding uncharacterized protein LOC125225731, producing the protein MWYEILPSFCIITAALGLPGWGLYHCHNLILGNHFRRSLLDRWDRHTYQRDMRLTGNPYKVNGLDDIPDK
- the LOC125225393 gene encoding mitotic spindle assembly checkpoint protein MAD2B, whose protein sequence is MTDNCFVDITIEFLAVAFHNILYYASVYPKSVFETRKKYSVVVYRCIHPEVNQYLDLCLKNLAECLKSEQLRRAQFSVTDEKYKPVINFVFDFEKQRQSDENSDAYLIQAEQNLRAFCLNLVSNSEKFLVPDDCSFTIFIHTNESNAVALANNPELEDFPFVEAEGAAEEINNIIPLRRFNLRSYNIDTYIEIK